The following are encoded in a window of Plasmodium vivax chromosome 10, whole genome shotgun sequence genomic DNA:
- a CDS encoding transcription factor IIb, putative (encoded by transcript PVX_097980A), with amino-acid sequence MYRNKFQPNILSLLLSAGSKPLDLWKTKTKKGCVRKVLDDTIKLSAIEIVSENTSDSYIYTAPEKFSSLGISLPFIVLIVKNMNKYFSFRISIMDDKRCRRTFRISNFQTVTRLSNKWCTMPMILNEGWNIIQINLQEYTQKAFRTKYQETIEMQINASIRIRCIYFCDRLYSNDELKDEYKIFCKKKEKVKYIPPQSLNKPMKKMTIKSAVTGGAVSKAWGTPPTDVEHKETTGGALTNEHSKQPDGEATGQENPPSVDMAEGIELYEESADDPFFGDKIDGEGTSLAQLIGGDEAPSGAASGAASEAAKEAVNEAANEAADQTAAEIAETADAAEAEQLAHIKTLEMDVTNVLYEDVNYETYDNDDI; translated from the exons ATGTACAGGAACAAATTCCAGCCGAACATCTTGTCCCTCCTGCTGAGCGCGGG CTCGAAGCCGCTGGACCTGTGGAAGACGAAGACGAAGAAGGGGTGCGTTAGGAAAGTGCTGGACGACACCATCAAGCTGAGTGCCATTGAAATTGTCTCCGAAAATACGTCAGACTCTTACATCTACACCGCCCCCGAGAAGTTCTCCTCCCTTGGCATCAGCCTGCCCTTCATCGTGCTCATCGTGAAGAAC atgaacaaatatttttccttccgcATAAGCATAATGGACGACAAGCGGTGCAGGCGGACCTTCCGCATTTCGAATTTCCAG ACGGTGACGAGGCTCTCCAACAAGTGGTGCACCATGCCGATGATCCTGAACGAGGGCTGGAACATCATTCAAATAAATCTGCAGGAGTACACGCAGAAGGCCTTCCGAACGAAGTACCAGGAGACCATCGAGATGCAAATAAACGCCAGCATAAGAATCAGGTGCATCTACTTTTGCGACAGGCTATACAGTAACGACGAGCTGAAGGACGAGTATAAaatcttttgcaaaaagaaggagaaggttAAGTACATTCCTCCGCAGAGCTTAAACAAGccaatgaagaaaatgaccATCAAAAGTGCCGTCACCGGGGGAGCCGTCTCCAAGGCATGGGGGACCCCTCCGACTGACGTGGAGCACAAGGAGACAACGGGGGGAGCTTTAACAAACGAGCATTCAAAACAACCGGATGGGGAAGCCACCGGGCAGGAGAACCCCCCAAGTGTAGACATGGCCGAGGGGATAGAGTTATATGAGGAGAGCGCCGACGACCCCTTCTTCGGCGACAAAATCGACGGGGAGGGCACCTCCCTGGCGCAGCTCATCGGGGGCGACGAGGCGCCCAGCGGGGCGGCCAGCGGAGCGGCaagcgaagcggcaaaggagGCGGTAAATGAAGCTGCCAACGAAGCCGCTGACCAAACCGCCGCCGAAATCGCCGAAACCGCGGACGCCGCGGAGGCCGAGCAGCTGGCGCACATCAAGACGCTGGAGATGGACGTGACCAACGTGCTCTACGAGGACGTCAACTACGAGACCTACGACAATGATGACATCTGA